In Porphyromonas cangingivalis, a genomic segment contains:
- a CDS encoding GAF domain-containing protein, with amino-acid sequence MSFEHLQDNINASETKEGKYPLLLSVVEDFVSSDDHPISKLSNIVAAIHETLRPLWTGFYVVIEDELQLFPFQGPLACTRIKHGKGVCGQSWAQDKVLVVPDVELFPGHIACSSRSRSEIVLPVHSLKGEVVAVLDIDSEEVGTFDEVDAKYLTMVCDALSTLPWARLQEI; translated from the coding sequence ATGAGTTTCGAACATCTGCAAGACAATATCAACGCCTCTGAAACAAAGGAGGGCAAATATCCCCTATTGCTTTCTGTCGTGGAGGACTTCGTCTCCAGTGACGATCATCCCATCAGCAAGCTATCCAACATCGTGGCTGCCATACACGAAACCCTCCGTCCGTTATGGACGGGATTTTATGTCGTGATAGAGGATGAGCTCCAACTCTTCCCATTTCAAGGCCCTCTCGCCTGCACACGCATCAAGCATGGGAAGGGTGTCTGCGGACAGTCTTGGGCTCAGGACAAGGTATTGGTCGTACCTGATGTCGAACTATTTCCGGGGCATATCGCTTGTTCGTCGCGTTCGCGCAGTGAGATCGTCCTTCCGGTACACTCTTTGAAGGGCGAAGTGGTGGCAGTCTTGGACATCGACAGCGAAGAGGTCGGGACATTCGACGAAGTGGATGCGAAGTACCTGACCATGGTGTGCGATGCCTTGAGTACCCTGCCTTGGGCTCGTCTGCAAGAGATATGA
- a CDS encoding ATP-dependent Clp protease ATP-binding subunit, whose protein sequence is MIEKDTYNDDMRMSTPQPFKEDNPEENWGDELLNNDKKEKKPTEDKTDKAPKEKGKKDTPMLDAYGVSINDAARSGKLDPVYGREDEMMRIAQILCRKKKNNPILLGDPGVGKTAIVEALAQRIEEKKVPIALMDKKIVSLDLASLVAGSMYRGQFEERLKTVISELKEHPEIILYIDEIHTIMGSGNPEGGLDAANILKPALARGEVRCIGATTMEEYRKSIEKDGAMDRRFQKVVVAATDEAETLNILRRLRPTYEKFHKVKYTDEALEACVKLTARYVTERQFPDKAIDALDESGAHTFIMHQAEPTRISDLEERLKTVHEAKLLAVKNLDYELATKYRDEEKVAREELDKYIEDLKNGVETAAPLIVDVDTVEKVVSLSTGLPLESLTRDDLKNLSGLSERLSARVIGQDHVVSDISSAIQRNKVGLRNPSRPIGTFLFLGSSGVGKTHLSKQIARELFGSENALIRVDMSEFMERHAVSRLIGAPPGYVGYNEGGELTEKVLRKPYSVVLFDEIEKANPEVHNLLLQLLDDGILTDSTGRRVNFKNTIIIMTSNVGTRQLKDFGDGIGFRDADTYDPSGVSQAVIQKALKRSFSPEFLNRIDRIVTFNALGSDDIRKIVDLELGDLDKRLEQLNITVSYTDATKTFLAEKGYDPQYGARPLRRAIAKYVEDLITQEILDGNVRHGGAYIVDISHEGGEQGLRVIAPELSLS, encoded by the coding sequence ATGATAGAAAAAGATACATACAACGATGATATGCGTATGAGCACCCCTCAGCCTTTCAAGGAGGACAACCCGGAAGAGAACTGGGGCGACGAGTTGCTCAACAACGATAAAAAGGAGAAGAAGCCGACCGAAGATAAGACGGACAAAGCTCCTAAGGAAAAGGGTAAGAAGGACACACCGATGCTGGATGCTTACGGCGTGTCGATCAATGATGCCGCTCGTAGCGGTAAGCTCGACCCTGTATATGGGCGCGAGGATGAGATGATGCGTATCGCTCAGATCCTCTGCCGAAAGAAGAAAAATAACCCTATCTTGCTCGGTGATCCGGGTGTAGGGAAGACGGCCATTGTCGAGGCTCTCGCTCAGAGGATAGAGGAGAAGAAGGTCCCCATCGCACTGATGGACAAGAAGATCGTCTCACTTGATCTGGCAAGTCTCGTGGCGGGATCGATGTATCGTGGGCAGTTCGAGGAGCGTCTCAAGACAGTCATCTCAGAGCTCAAGGAGCATCCGGAGATCATCCTCTATATAGATGAGATACATACCATCATGGGGAGTGGTAATCCCGAAGGTGGACTCGATGCCGCAAATATCCTCAAGCCGGCTTTGGCTCGTGGTGAGGTGCGTTGTATCGGAGCGACGACCATGGAGGAGTACCGCAAGTCGATAGAGAAGGATGGGGCGATGGATCGTAGGTTTCAGAAGGTGGTCGTCGCAGCAACTGATGAGGCAGAGACGCTCAACATCCTCAGACGACTTCGCCCGACATACGAGAAGTTTCACAAGGTCAAGTACACGGACGAAGCTCTCGAGGCTTGTGTCAAGCTGACCGCAAGGTATGTCACCGAGCGACAGTTCCCTGACAAAGCCATAGATGCCCTCGATGAGTCCGGAGCACATACGTTCATCATGCATCAGGCTGAGCCTACACGCATCTCTGATTTGGAGGAGCGACTCAAGACGGTACATGAGGCGAAGCTCCTTGCGGTCAAAAATCTCGACTATGAATTGGCAACAAAGTACAGGGATGAGGAGAAGGTCGCTCGTGAGGAACTAGATAAATATATCGAGGACTTGAAGAACGGAGTCGAGACTGCCGCACCACTCATCGTGGATGTGGATACGGTGGAGAAGGTCGTGTCGCTGTCTACCGGATTGCCTTTGGAGTCGCTCACTCGTGACGATCTCAAGAACCTTTCAGGGCTCTCGGAGCGTCTGTCCGCTCGTGTCATCGGACAGGATCATGTCGTCTCCGACATCTCGAGTGCCATCCAGCGTAACAAGGTAGGACTCCGCAATCCCTCCAGACCGATCGGGACTTTCCTTTTCCTTGGTTCTTCGGGTGTCGGTAAGACCCATCTCTCCAAGCAGATCGCACGTGAGCTTTTCGGTAGCGAAAATGCCCTGATCAGGGTCGATATGAGTGAGTTTATGGAACGTCATGCGGTGTCACGTCTTATCGGTGCGCCTCCGGGATATGTGGGATACAATGAGGGGGGCGAACTGACAGAGAAGGTCCTCCGTAAGCCGTATTCGGTCGTCCTCTTCGATGAGATAGAGAAGGCAAACCCCGAAGTGCACAACCTCTTGCTTCAGCTCCTCGATGATGGTATCCTCACGGACAGTACCGGTCGACGAGTCAACTTCAAAAACACAATCATCATCATGACTTCGAATGTCGGGACACGACAGCTCAAGGACTTCGGTGATGGCATAGGCTTCCGTGATGCGGATACTTATGATCCCTCGGGTGTCTCACAGGCGGTGATACAGAAGGCTCTCAAGAGGAGTTTCTCTCCGGAGTTTCTCAACCGTATCGACCGAATAGTGACCTTCAATGCCCTCGGATCTGACGACATACGTAAGATCGTGGATCTTGAACTTGGTGACTTGGACAAGCGTCTCGAACAGCTCAATATCACAGTCTCTTATACCGATGCGACCAAAACCTTCTTGGCTGAAAAGGGCTATGATCCACAGTATGGTGCGAGACCACTGCGGCGTGCCATCGCCAAGTATGTCGAAGACCTCATCACACAGGAGATCCTCGATGGCAATGTCCGACATGGTGGTGCTTACATCGTCGACATCTCTCATGAGGGTGGCGAACAGGGACTGAGAGTGATTGCTCCCGAATTGTCACTGTCGTAG
- a CDS encoding GLPGLI family protein gives MRIDRVIFGLILLPMMVWTPSVAKGEGRKKVQIRVHYTTKYHQFEGQKQALVDEAILDIGGKISHFYGLNNVQRELIKERILAQGGSQGDVMNACERAGYPRTNLNYQVWKNYPTTNSFTFTEKTFKHLRYTEPMSKPKWTLVPKDSIIADYHCQQAKTEYLGRHWTAWFTTEIPYSDGPWKLYGLPGLILHAEESEGLFAFSCIQIERVEDETLLYPKGKYVECSKQEYRNLMKLLWKSPDALFEKLTGFRSRGKDQFGKDKTYPERVALFLEKEQ, from the coding sequence ATGAGAATAGATAGAGTTATATTCGGATTGATACTTCTCCCCATGATGGTATGGACACCTTCTGTAGCAAAGGGAGAAGGGAGGAAGAAGGTACAGATAAGAGTCCATTACACTACCAAGTACCATCAATTTGAAGGGCAAAAACAAGCACTTGTGGATGAGGCCATCTTGGATATTGGTGGCAAGATCTCCCACTTCTATGGACTCAATAATGTCCAAAGGGAGTTGATTAAAGAACGTATTTTGGCTCAAGGGGGTAGCCAAGGAGATGTGATGAATGCTTGCGAGCGTGCAGGCTACCCAAGAACAAACCTAAATTATCAGGTATGGAAGAATTATCCCACGACGAATAGCTTCACTTTCACTGAAAAGACCTTTAAGCACCTGCGCTATACAGAACCGATGAGCAAGCCTAAGTGGACTTTGGTACCAAAGGATAGTATCATCGCAGACTATCACTGTCAGCAGGCCAAGACCGAATACTTAGGGCGACATTGGACGGCATGGTTTACCACCGAGATACCCTATAGCGATGGTCCTTGGAAGCTTTACGGATTACCGGGGCTTATCCTGCACGCAGAGGAGAGCGAAGGTCTATTTGCCTTTTCGTGCATACAGATAGAGCGTGTCGAGGATGAAACCCTTCTCTATCCCAAAGGGAAATACGTTGAATGCAGCAAGCAAGAGTATCGCAACCTCATGAAGCTGCTATGGAAATCACCTGATGCACTATTTGAGAAGTTGACCGGCTTTAGGAGCCGAGGGAAAGATCAGTTTGGCAAGGATAAGACCTATCCGGAGAGAGTAGCACTATTTTTGGAAAAAGAACAATGA
- a CDS encoding AAA family ATPase has translation MTTNSSPNYFITIGRSYGSGGLALAEAISKALGIPMYDKNLLDLTAKETNIQADILRKVDERNTRAFPYIYDSGYPMTNAFYTYTSGFLSDESLFARQCATIEHLATQGPAVFVGRCSDYVLREQPRLISIFVTDDMERRAARVMERLSISKEEAIEKIERVDKERKEYYLYYTTREWGVADNYDLCVRLSKFGTDCVVRMVRDLVSRLTQVP, from the coding sequence ATGACAACTAATTCATCTCCCAACTATTTCATCACCATAGGGCGTTCGTACGGCAGTGGGGGACTGGCCCTTGCCGAGGCTATCAGTAAGGCACTTGGCATACCTATGTATGACAAAAACCTCTTGGATCTCACCGCCAAGGAGACCAACATACAGGCGGACATCCTGCGCAAGGTCGATGAGCGGAATACCCGAGCGTTTCCCTATATCTATGACTCGGGCTATCCGATGACCAACGCATTCTATACGTACACTTCGGGATTTCTCAGCGATGAGAGCCTCTTTGCTCGTCAGTGCGCTACGATCGAACACCTTGCGACACAAGGCCCCGCGGTGTTTGTGGGGCGTTGTAGCGATTATGTCCTGAGGGAGCAGCCTCGGCTCATCTCGATCTTCGTGACCGATGACATGGAGCGTCGGGCTGCTCGGGTCATGGAGCGTCTCTCGATCTCGAAGGAGGAGGCCATAGAGAAGATCGAAAGGGTGGACAAGGAGCGTAAGGAGTACTATCTCTACTACACGACAAGAGAGTGGGGTGTGGCAGACAATTATGACTTGTGCGTCCGACTTTCGAAGTTTGGCACGGATTGTGTAGTGAGAATGGTAAGGGACTTGGTGAGTCGTCTCACTCAGGTGCCTTGA
- a CDS encoding TonB-dependent receptor — protein MAVAQTTYNGRVIDEKGVPIQDVNVLLYRNQSSLVGYTFTEEDGRFQITTERDVDPVAIGFVLQGYETKRIKIEEYRSGMDIKLQSVTFELREVNVRVERIKQKQDTLVYNVSGFKLSQDRSIADVINKMPGLAVRSDGQITFEGKPINKFYIEGLDLLGSKYAQASENISADMIKDVQVLQNHQPVRSLKGVRFSDQAALNIVLKDEMKNVWSGILNAGIGSTAQDLTQSRREVLYSARMMGMVFGRKMQNLSMYKCDNTGKDITNEIQDLATELHGNQAETGLLRRLVAPATAIDRERSTFNQSHLITTNHLVKTKSTNDIRLQLSYFWDKTRGNTALLTKYLEHEGMTLSEESSVGSRESNLKGELTYNVNKERNYINNRLYGSFTVDRSDGTSLLQQKLIQQSVALKKSYLTEDFEITHRLKNGNTIEGASLSTYSYLPGQLLTAKGFNERLDISAFQSDNHVAFNHTIRGFILSQRIGYRLKHQEIVVRYPEVDSRERYTQQNWYASTGMNFRRKALTLRATLKADIVHRQYGTKKKVRATLQPDLHVQYEYSGTSTASLSYNYLEYPDALTSIYRTPIFTSYRVVTAHTGSLEQRGNHAVILGFKYQHPIKGQFASINASWNKRTNEVLYQSVLQTSIYRQIPTEQRYHASSYFLNANLAKSFYWCRTLISLRGRQLWSDYYLLNRDEKAPWQMQNTELSLALSMQPAKYISYELTSKILSNKQINKEDRSISNPRITSFSHTLELFIFPLKYLEIGCKSEFYHHTDKSLQNNLFTDAHIAYKKDRYEFRLSCRNVFGNNQYQMRWQTSTTDMYSIYHLRPREVFFDFSITI, from the coding sequence ATGGCTGTTGCGCAAACTACATACAATGGGCGAGTAATAGACGAAAAAGGTGTACCCATACAAGATGTCAATGTACTGCTCTACCGCAATCAATCTTCACTCGTCGGCTACACTTTTACCGAGGAGGACGGCAGATTTCAGATAACGACTGAGAGAGATGTCGACCCGGTAGCTATAGGATTTGTGCTACAGGGCTACGAGACGAAGCGCATAAAAATCGAGGAGTATAGAAGTGGTATGGATATTAAGCTACAAAGTGTCACGTTTGAACTCCGAGAGGTCAATGTCCGCGTCGAGAGGATCAAGCAGAAGCAAGACACACTGGTGTACAATGTATCCGGCTTCAAGCTAAGCCAAGACAGAAGCATTGCCGATGTGATAAATAAGATGCCGGGGCTGGCTGTACGCTCAGATGGGCAAATCACCTTCGAAGGGAAGCCTATAAATAAATTCTACATAGAGGGTTTAGATCTACTTGGCTCTAAATATGCCCAAGCGAGCGAAAACATAAGTGCCGACATGATAAAGGATGTACAGGTACTGCAAAACCATCAGCCGGTAAGGAGTCTGAAAGGGGTACGATTTAGTGATCAAGCAGCACTAAACATCGTACTAAAAGATGAGATGAAGAATGTATGGTCAGGGATACTGAATGCCGGGATCGGTAGTACAGCACAAGACTTGACACAAAGCAGGAGAGAGGTTCTCTACAGCGCACGCATGATGGGGATGGTATTTGGCCGTAAGATGCAGAACCTCTCCATGTATAAGTGCGACAACACAGGCAAAGATATCACCAATGAAATACAAGACTTGGCGACAGAGCTACATGGCAATCAGGCGGAAACCGGTCTATTGAGAAGGCTGGTAGCACCTGCAACAGCAATAGATCGGGAGCGATCTACATTCAATCAATCACACCTCATCACCACCAACCACCTTGTAAAGACCAAGAGTACTAACGATATCCGTCTCCAGCTATCATACTTTTGGGATAAGACAAGAGGAAATACGGCATTATTAACGAAGTATTTGGAGCATGAAGGTATGACCCTATCGGAGGAAAGTAGCGTGGGCTCGAGGGAGAGCAACCTGAAAGGGGAGCTGACCTACAATGTCAATAAAGAGAGGAATTACATCAACAACCGCCTATACGGAAGCTTCACAGTAGACAGAAGCGATGGGACATCCCTCCTACAACAAAAGTTGATACAGCAGAGTGTTGCACTCAAGAAGTCTTATCTCACGGAAGATTTTGAGATCACACATCGCCTAAAAAATGGCAATACGATCGAGGGGGCTTCCCTTAGCACTTACAGCTATCTACCCGGTCAGCTGCTGACGGCAAAGGGATTTAATGAGCGTTTGGATATATCGGCATTTCAGTCGGATAATCATGTCGCATTCAATCACACCATCAGAGGCTTTATCCTAAGCCAACGCATAGGCTACCGACTGAAGCACCAAGAGATCGTGGTGCGCTACCCGGAGGTGGATAGTAGAGAAAGGTACACCCAGCAGAATTGGTATGCATCGACAGGAATGAACTTCCGAAGGAAAGCACTAACCCTAAGGGCAACATTAAAAGCCGATATCGTACACCGACAATATGGGACAAAGAAAAAAGTGAGGGCTACATTACAGCCTGACTTACACGTACAATATGAATATAGTGGCACCTCTACCGCCTCACTCTCCTATAACTACCTCGAGTACCCCGATGCCCTCACATCTATCTACCGCACACCTATCTTCACCTCTTATAGGGTGGTCACGGCACACACCGGGAGCTTGGAGCAGAGGGGCAATCATGCAGTAATCCTTGGGTTCAAGTATCAACATCCAATCAAGGGGCAGTTTGCAAGTATCAACGCTTCGTGGAATAAACGGACTAATGAGGTACTCTACCAAAGCGTCCTACAAACCTCGATTTATAGGCAGATACCCACTGAACAGCGATACCACGCCTCAAGCTATTTTCTGAACGCAAACTTGGCAAAATCATTCTACTGGTGTAGGACGTTGATATCCCTCAGGGGACGACAGCTATGGAGTGATTACTACCTATTGAATAGGGATGAAAAAGCACCTTGGCAAATGCAGAATACCGAGCTGAGCTTGGCTCTCTCTATGCAACCGGCTAAGTATATCTCCTATGAGCTGACAAGCAAGATATTGAGCAATAAACAGATAAATAAAGAGGATCGCTCCATCTCCAACCCTCGGATAACATCTTTCTCTCACACACTCGAATTATTTATTTTCCCTCTTAAGTATCTGGAAATAGGATGTAAGAGTGAATTTTATCATCACACCGATAAGAGCCTACAAAACAATCTATTTACCGATGCACACATCGCCTATAAGAAGGATAGATACGAATTCAGACTTTCCTGTAGAAATGTCTTTGGGAACAATCAGTATCAGATGAGATGGCAGACTTCTACCACCGATATGTACTCCATATACCATCTACGCCCGAGAGAGGTGTTTTTTGACTTCTCTATCACCATATAA
- a CDS encoding MBOAT family O-acyltransferase: MMDDILSFFGGLDFARILDLLKYNPESPMIFSSGLFFLLFIGFFTIYGLLRHAPRLRILYVVAFSLFFYYKSSGIYVLLLILAATSDFIIAKMMTKETIPTKRKLWLLLSMCVNLGILSYFKYFNFLGDLGVNLLHTIGTWTGYAPFAELEWTVLPIFLPVGISFYTFQTMSYIIDIYRGRITPLKRWIDYVFYVSFFPQLVAGPIVRALDFIPQIHRVPVVTNSDLGRGVFLIITGLIKKALISDYISLNFVDRIFDAPQLYTGFEVLMGVYGYALQIYCDFSGYSDMAIGIALFLGFKFNINFNYPYRSATITEFWRRWHISLSTWLKDYLYIPLGGNRKGKWRTYLNLFITMLLGGLWHGAALRFVLWGAIHGVALAIHKLMMQIFPSLKTEGHEMKPHWRILSMIGTFHLVCFSWIFFRATDMAQVQEILVRITTEFHPELMWEVITGYSTVFAIMLFGYVAHLLPQRALDGLEGGITRSPLVLKSLYIAIVIFIIFQVKSAEVQPFIYFQF, encoded by the coding sequence ATGATGGATGATATCTTATCCTTCTTTGGCGGACTCGACTTTGCCCGCATCCTTGACCTGCTGAAGTACAATCCCGAGTCTCCGATGATATTCTCTTCGGGGTTGTTCTTCTTATTGTTTATAGGCTTCTTCACGATCTACGGACTTTTGAGGCACGCTCCCCGTTTGCGTATCTTGTATGTCGTGGCATTTTCGCTCTTCTTCTACTACAAGAGTAGCGGTATCTATGTCTTGTTATTGATACTTGCGGCGACAAGCGACTTCATCATTGCGAAGATGATGACCAAAGAGACGATACCGACGAAACGAAAGTTGTGGTTGCTCCTCAGTATGTGTGTCAATCTCGGCATCCTCTCTTACTTCAAGTACTTCAACTTCCTCGGAGACCTCGGAGTCAATCTCCTTCACACCATCGGCACATGGACAGGCTATGCTCCATTTGCAGAGCTGGAGTGGACTGTGCTTCCGATCTTCCTGCCGGTGGGGATATCCTTCTATACGTTCCAGACGATGAGCTACATCATCGATATTTACAGAGGACGCATCACTCCGCTCAAGAGATGGATCGACTATGTCTTCTATGTGTCCTTCTTCCCACAGCTCGTCGCCGGTCCTATCGTGCGTGCCCTCGACTTCATCCCACAGATACATCGTGTGCCTGTGGTGACCAATTCCGATCTCGGCCGAGGTGTCTTTCTCATCATCACCGGTCTGATCAAGAAGGCCCTAATCTCCGACTACATCAGTCTCAACTTTGTCGACCGTATCTTCGATGCCCCACAGTTGTACACGGGGTTTGAGGTCTTGATGGGCGTATACGGCTATGCCCTCCAGATCTACTGTGACTTCTCCGGCTACTCGGATATGGCGATAGGTATTGCACTCTTCCTGGGATTCAAGTTCAACATCAACTTCAACTATCCCTATCGCTCCGCAACGATCACCGAGTTTTGGAGAAGGTGGCATATCTCCCTCTCCACATGGCTCAAAGACTATCTCTATATCCCCCTCGGTGGAAATCGTAAAGGTAAGTGGCGCACCTACCTCAATCTCTTCATCACCATGCTTCTCGGCGGGCTTTGGCACGGTGCTGCATTACGTTTTGTGCTCTGGGGCGCGATCCACGGTGTTGCCCTTGCGATCCACAAACTGATGATGCAGATCTTCCCGAGCCTCAAGACCGAAGGCCATGAGATGAAGCCCCACTGGAGGATCCTTTCGATGATCGGCACCTTCCACCTCGTCTGCTTCTCGTGGATCTTCTTCCGAGCGACAGATATGGCTCAGGTACAAGAGATATTGGTACGTATCACCACGGAGTTTCATCCCGAGCTGATGTGGGAAGTCATCACCGGCTATTCGACAGTCTTTGCGATCATGCTCTTCGGTTATGTCGCACATCTCCTCCCACAGAGAGCACTTGATGGTCTCGAAGGTGGTATCACTCGCTCACCGCTTGTGCTCAAGTCTCTCTATATCGCCATCGTGATCTTCATCATCTTTCAGGTAAAGAGTGCAGAAGTACAACCATTCATCTATTTCCAATTCTGA
- a CDS encoding DUF2721 domain-containing protein, translated as MQPLSLTTPSLLFSAITLILLSYTNRFLSYAQLVRTLQQQSADNPARTRGQIANLYRRLRLIRAMQVLGVGSLLLCVVAMFCIYITWQVAGEVIFGLGMISLALSLALCLKEILISIEALHINLESMGPEEQVMDEKEKE; from the coding sequence ATGCAACCATTATCTCTGACGACACCATCGCTCCTCTTTTCGGCGATCACACTCATCCTCTTGTCTTACACCAATAGGTTCCTCTCCTATGCTCAGCTCGTGCGCACCCTTCAGCAGCAGAGTGCGGACAACCCCGCCCGTACACGAGGACAGATCGCCAACCTCTACCGCCGTCTGCGTCTCATCCGTGCCATGCAGGTGCTCGGGGTGGGCAGCCTCCTCTTGTGTGTGGTGGCTATGTTCTGCATCTACATTACCTGGCAGGTGGCCGGTGAAGTGATCTTCGGTCTCGGCATGATCTCGCTGGCACTTTCGCTGGCATTGTGTCTCAAGGAGATACTGATCTCGATAGAGGCTCTGCACATCAACCTTGAGTCCATGGGGCCTGAGGAACAAGTCATGGACGAAAAGGAGAAGGAATAA
- a CDS encoding GDSL-type esterase/lipase family protein — MKHCSKTSIYWPCRTFRQRALLLMVVGWLSVIGGMAQGRAPADSLSHKGVEGYLRTLLQPIREGLKSGNSVVEVIHLGDSHTQSGYLTQVIRERLQAKYGDAGRGWLTPYKMARTNQPFDYSITSTGKNWKSEKISYVNPAPLVGPGGVVLTQTQKSAPMFHVSVRSGTFDRVLVCRSARSPSLFVVGAKGVTRPGYGYGTEYVMDTIDLVSPTDKIQLQGQRPTSGSVEYAGFSLHLKKAHGVRYHDIALNGAMFRVFNRPHFVQNLSLLKPRLMIISLGTNEAIGKCDADIFRKDVKNLLSALRKEHPRTVFIFTTPPVAYNKKGAPVPTIETVHKVLHEVADQERIGVIDLFQLMGGFDKGSRLMKDAKYLSRDGIHYTVSGYLYLGDLVAEALMKALE; from the coding sequence ATGAAGCATTGTAGTAAGACAAGTATATATTGGCCATGCCGGACATTCCGACAGCGTGCCCTCCTGCTGATGGTGGTGGGATGGCTCTCTGTCATCGGAGGCATGGCGCAGGGCAGAGCTCCGGCAGACTCTCTCTCTCATAAGGGCGTGGAGGGCTATCTCAGAACACTGCTACAACCCATACGTGAGGGGCTCAAGTCCGGTAATTCTGTCGTGGAGGTCATCCATCTCGGTGACAGTCACACGCAGTCGGGGTACCTGACACAGGTCATACGCGAACGCCTGCAGGCCAAGTATGGTGATGCCGGTCGTGGTTGGCTCACCCCATACAAGATGGCGAGGACGAACCAGCCCTTCGATTACAGCATCACTTCGACGGGGAAAAACTGGAAGTCGGAGAAGATCAGTTATGTCAATCCCGCACCTCTCGTAGGTCCGGGAGGGGTCGTCCTCACTCAGACACAGAAGTCCGCACCGATGTTTCATGTCTCGGTGCGTTCAGGGACTTTTGATCGTGTCCTCGTCTGTCGCAGTGCTCGTTCGCCATCACTCTTCGTCGTGGGGGCAAAGGGGGTGACGAGACCCGGCTACGGCTACGGTACGGAGTATGTCATGGATACGATAGACCTCGTCTCCCCTACGGATAAGATACAATTGCAAGGACAACGCCCTACTTCCGGATCGGTGGAGTATGCAGGCTTCAGTCTTCATCTCAAGAAGGCACACGGTGTGCGTTACCACGACATTGCGCTCAATGGTGCTATGTTCAGGGTCTTCAACCGTCCTCACTTCGTCCAGAACCTGAGCTTGCTCAAGCCTCGCCTCATGATCATCTCCCTTGGGACGAATGAGGCCATCGGCAAGTGCGATGCTGATATCTTCCGCAAGGACGTCAAGAACCTCCTCTCTGCTCTCCGTAAGGAGCACCCTCGCACCGTCTTTATCTTCACCACCCCTCCTGTGGCTTACAATAAGAAAGGTGCACCGGTGCCGACCATCGAGACCGTCCACAAAGTGCTTCACGAAGTGGCAGATCAAGAGCGGATCGGTGTCATCGACCTCTTTCAACTCATGGGGGGATTTGACAAAGGTAGTCGTCTCATGAAAGATGCCAAATACCTCTCACGTGATGGCATCCACTACACCGTCTCCGGCTATCTCTATCTGGGGGACCTCGTGGCCGAGGCACTGATGAAGGCATTGGAGTGA